The following coding sequences lie in one Sedimentibacter sp. MB35-C1 genomic window:
- a CDS encoding EamA family transporter produces the protein MKKKDIILALLLVTIWGINFIFIKLGLEGVPSMLLVALRYVLTAFPAVFFIKKPQTEWKYIVMYGLFVGVGQFACLFYAMEIGMPAGIASIVLQIQAFISPILAMIFLHEKLKPKQIAGFMTAAVGLAIIAMENSSGGEHSVPIAALLLNILAPFFWAASNIVARIASDKASAKGEKLDMISMVVWSGMIPPIPLLGIALMLDTPQTLINAVANLSGISIFSIFYLAFGATLMGYGIWNILIGKYPMGKVAPIPLAVPVVTLFSAMIVLNEQLSAMQWIGASIILLGLLITNLNIGSIFMRFKKSEAKTDL, from the coding sequence ATGAAAAAGAAAGATATTATACTTGCGCTGCTTCTTGTAACCATATGGGGCATCAACTTTATATTTATAAAACTTGGGCTGGAGGGAGTTCCTTCCATGCTGCTTGTTGCACTAAGATACGTGCTCACTGCTTTTCCTGCTGTGTTTTTTATTAAAAAACCTCAAACCGAATGGAAATATATAGTGATGTACGGCCTGTTTGTAGGTGTAGGACAGTTTGCATGCCTGTTTTATGCCATGGAAATAGGTATGCCTGCCGGCATCGCTTCTATAGTGCTGCAGATTCAGGCATTTATATCACCTATACTGGCTATGATTTTCCTGCACGAAAAGCTGAAACCCAAGCAAATTGCAGGCTTTATGACAGCAGCTGTCGGCCTTGCCATCATAGCAATGGAAAACAGCAGCGGTGGAGAACATTCAGTTCCCATTGCAGCTTTACTTCTGAATATACTTGCTCCTTTTTTCTGGGCTGCTTCAAATATAGTTGCGAGAATTGCCTCTGACAAAGCTTCTGCTAAAGGAGAAAAACTTGATATGATAAGCATGGTAGTGTGGTCGGGCATGATTCCTCCAATTCCCCTGCTTGGCATAGCCTTAATGCTTGATACACCCCAGACGCTGATTAATGCAGTTGCGAACTTAAGTGGAATTTCAATTTTTTCGATTTTCTATCTGGCCTTTGGAGCAACATTGATGGGTTACGGGATATGGAACATACTTATTGGAAAATATCCAATGGGAAAAGTTGCACCAATTCCTCTGGCAGTTCCCGTTGTAACTCTCTTCTCTGCTATGATAGTACTTAATGAACAGCTTTCCGCAATGCAGTGGATTGGTGCATCAATTATTTTGCTGGGACTTTTAATAACAAATCTCAATATTGGCAGCATATTCATGCGCTTTAAAAAAAGCGAAGCAAAAACTGATCTGTAA
- a CDS encoding B12-binding domain-containing radical SAM protein yields the protein MRILLVRPPRIKQAITLSDFMFSEPLGLEMVYNVLKSEHEVEIFDMMIESKNLSEKAAEYLADVVGFTSLCIDVKKVLELCSQIKKSDNSIITVVGGTQTYLNPNAFCHADVDHIFEYTNSENLNKLYNLLSSGEIELVDGIRSKELGYKSSNTEGRNEYMLPDRKSTAKYRNQYSYFGYRPAAIMEFGTGCEKVCDFCLRWRIEGVREKLINPELTKKDLLSIEEQTIMFIDNDFLSSEEKLEAFIKLVNDLKLNKNFIMYGSVKGILEYRDYLKELKQLGLKALLVGYETFSDDEMHKYHKKSSTSDNLEAAKILSNLGIDVWASFMAHPDWGKNDFKTFRKYIKNLMPQITSISPLTPFPNLSMYEKYRGRLLYEADDFEKWSFGQVMIMPSVISLRNYYWELLKTNLYVNLFINKNTEMIKKFGVINILRILAGSLKAVKKYITLMMES from the coding sequence ATGAGAATCCTTTTGGTAAGACCACCTAGAATCAAGCAGGCCATAACACTAAGTGATTTTATGTTTTCAGAACCTCTGGGGCTTGAAATGGTTTATAATGTTTTGAAATCCGAGCATGAAGTAGAAATTTTTGACATGATGATTGAAAGCAAAAACCTTTCCGAAAAAGCTGCTGAATATCTTGCCGATGTTGTGGGGTTTACAAGCCTGTGCATTGACGTGAAGAAGGTTCTTGAGCTTTGTTCGCAAATTAAAAAATCAGACAATTCAATAATAACCGTCGTTGGAGGAACACAGACCTATTTAAACCCGAATGCTTTTTGCCACGCTGACGTTGATCATATATTTGAATACACAAATTCAGAGAATCTCAATAAGTTATACAACTTACTATCATCAGGTGAAATTGAGCTAGTAGACGGCATCAGATCTAAGGAGCTGGGGTACAAATCTTCTAACACAGAAGGAAGAAATGAATACATGCTCCCTGACAGAAAATCCACTGCTAAATATCGTAATCAGTATTCTTACTTTGGATACAGACCGGCTGCAATTATGGAATTCGGCACAGGCTGCGAAAAGGTATGTGATTTCTGTCTTAGATGGAGAATAGAAGGAGTAAGAGAAAAATTAATTAATCCGGAACTTACAAAAAAAGATTTGTTAAGCATAGAAGAACAAACTATAATGTTTATAGACAACGATTTTCTTTCAAGTGAGGAAAAGCTTGAAGCATTTATAAAATTGGTAAATGATTTAAAACTGAATAAAAATTTTATAATGTACGGTTCAGTCAAAGGTATACTGGAATACAGGGATTATTTGAAGGAGCTTAAACAGCTTGGGCTTAAGGCTCTGCTGGTTGGATATGAAACATTCAGCGACGATGAAATGCATAAATACCATAAAAAATCAAGCACTTCCGATAACCTTGAGGCCGCCAAAATACTAAGCAACTTGGGAATAGATGTATGGGCTTCATTTATGGCTCATCCCGACTGGGGCAAAAACGACTTTAAGACTTTTAGAAAGTACATTAAAAATCTCATGCCTCAAATTACCTCAATCAGTCCGCTGACTCCTTTTCCAAATCTTTCGATGTATGAAAAATATAGAGGCAGGCTTTTATACGAAGCTGATGATTTTGAAAAATGGAGTTTCGGTCAAGTCATGATAATGCCCTCGGTTATATCATTAAGAAATTATTATTGGGAGCTGCTGAAGACGAATTTGTATGTAAACCTTTTTATAAATAAGAACACCGAGATGATTAAAAAGTTTGGAGTTATAAATATTTTAAGAATTTTAGCAGGCTCATTGAAAGCTGTTAAAAAATACATTACGCTGATGATGGAGAGTTAA